From the genome of Psychroserpens ponticola, one region includes:
- a CDS encoding cytochrome C oxidase subunit IV family protein produces the protein MADAHKLEILRGLIKFKSNTQKIWGVLILLSIITAVEVVLGIYKPESLMSKVVGMKILNWIFIILTIVKAYYITWDFMHMRDEVKALRRMVVWTAIFLICYLIFILLQEGGYIETVYSSGFVKRDF, from the coding sequence ATGGCAGACGCACATAAATTAGAAATATTAAGAGGTTTGATAAAGTTTAAATCAAACACTCAAAAAATTTGGGGAGTTTTAATCTTACTTTCTATCATTACAGCAGTAGAAGTAGTGTTAGGTATTTATAAACCAGAATCTTTAATGTCTAAGGTTGTTGGAATGAAAATTCTTAATTGGATTTTTATCATATTAACAATCGTTAAAGCATATTACATCACTTGGGATTTCATGCACATGAGAGATGAAGTTAAAGCCCTTAGACGAATGGTGGTTTGGACAGCTATATTCTTAATATGTTATCTTATTTTTATCCTTTTACAAGAAGGAGGTTACATTGAAACTGTATATTCAAGCGGATTTGTAAAAAGAGACTTTTAA
- a CDS encoding SCO family protein yields MSTKKTNYSFIGIAFIILVFGIIFIPKIVDRITEDDVTRTESRSSNVSTDIEGFVSDLMFIEINGQPKKVPAFSFVNQNGKTITNSTFEGQVYVVEFFFTTCPTICPRMNRNLVQIQNTFSDFEDFGVASFTINPDFDTQEVLKVYAENYGIINPNWHLMTGDKDEIFELANVGFNIYAGENPNVEGGFEHSGNFALIDKNGFIRSRKDDFGNPKIFYKGIISETEKEDEDGETEEISMLKEDIAKLLKED; encoded by the coding sequence ATGAGCACAAAAAAAACAAACTACTCTTTTATTGGTATCGCTTTTATAATTCTAGTTTTCGGAATTATTTTTATTCCTAAAATTGTAGATAGAATTACAGAAGATGATGTTACAAGAACAGAAAGTAGAAGTAGTAATGTGTCTACAGATATTGAAGGTTTTGTTTCAGATTTAATGTTTATAGAAATTAATGGTCAACCCAAAAAAGTGCCTGCTTTTTCATTTGTTAATCAAAATGGTAAAACCATAACCAATAGCACTTTTGAAGGTCAGGTTTACGTTGTTGAGTTTTTCTTTACAACATGTCCAACAATTTGTCCAAGAATGAATAGGAATTTGGTCCAAATTCAAAACACATTTTCAGATTTTGAAGATTTTGGAGTAGCTTCATTTACAATAAATCCTGATTTTGATACGCAAGAGGTTTTAAAAGTATATGCTGAAAACTACGGAATTATAAATCCAAATTGGCATTTAATGACTGGTGACAAAGATGAGATTTTCGAATTAGCGAATGTTGGATTTAATATATATGCTGGCGAAAACCCTAACGTTGAAGGTGGTTTTGAGCATTCAGGAAATTTTGCTTTAATTGATAAAAATGGATTTATTCGATCTAGAAAAGATGATTTTGGTAACCCTAAAATATTCTATAAAGGAATCATTAGCGAAACGGAAAAAGAGGATGAAGATGGCGAAACAGAAGAGATAAGTATGTTAAAAGAAGATATTGCAAAACTTTTAAAAGAAGATTAA
- a CDS encoding DUF420 domain-containing protein → MNNENLIEEKKYNKWIVVLAIVIPIVVAVLSRVKLQDFGIEVEPLTFLPPIYAAINGLTAIVLIVAFIAIKNKNIVLHENLMTTAIWCSVVFLIMYVAYHMTSDSTKFGGEGTIKYVYYFILLTHILLSIVIIPFVLITYVRAITNNIERHKKIAKITFPLWLYVAVTGVIVYMMISPYYV, encoded by the coding sequence ATGAATAACGAAAATCTTATTGAAGAAAAAAAATATAATAAGTGGATTGTAGTTTTAGCGATAGTAATTCCTATAGTAGTAGCTGTGCTTTCAAGAGTGAAATTGCAAGATTTTGGAATTGAAGTTGAACCTTTAACTTTTTTACCGCCTATTTATGCTGCTATAAATGGATTAACAGCGATTGTTCTTATTGTTGCTTTTATTGCAATAAAAAATAAAAACATAGTGCTTCATGAAAATCTAATGACAACAGCTATTTGGTGTTCTGTAGTGTTTTTGATTATGTATGTAGCCTATCACATGACAAGTGATTCAACAAAGTTTGGAGGAGAAGGCACTATTAAATATGTTTATTATTTCATTTTATTGACACATATTTTATTATCTATTGTAATCATTCCTTTTGTTTTAATAACTTATGTTAGAGCCATAACGAATAATATTGAACGTCATAAAAAAATCGCCAAAATCACGTTTCCTCTATGGCTGTATGTTGCTGTTACAGGAGTAATTGTATACATGATGATATCACCTTATTATGTTTAA
- a CDS encoding ABC transporter ATP-binding protein, with amino-acid sequence MIQIKDLHKSYHMGSNSLHVLKGINFDVKEGELVSIMGSSGSGKSTLLNILGMLDEADTGSYVLDNVSIKGLNEKIAAKYRNEFLGFIFQSFNLINYKSALDNVSMPLYYKGIKRKERTERAMHYLEKVGLAEWSHHLPSELSGGQKQRVAIARALASDPKVLLADEPTGALDTKTSYEVMELIQGINDEGKTILVVTHEHDIAQMTKRIVNLKDGIIIDDNTVKQVRASQYV; translated from the coding sequence ATGATACAAATCAAGGATTTACACAAATCTTATCACATGGGAAGCAATTCGCTTCACGTTTTAAAAGGAATAAATTTTGATGTAAAGGAGGGCGAACTTGTATCTATAATGGGGTCTTCAGGATCTGGAAAATCTACACTTCTAAATATTTTAGGGATGTTAGATGAAGCTGATACTGGAAGCTATGTGCTTGACAACGTATCCATTAAAGGTCTAAATGAAAAAATCGCCGCTAAATATAGAAACGAATTTCTAGGCTTCATTTTTCAATCATTCAATCTTATTAATTATAAAAGCGCATTAGATAATGTTTCAATGCCATTATATTATAAAGGGATTAAAAGAAAAGAACGTACAGAAAGAGCAATGCATTACCTTGAAAAAGTTGGTCTTGCAGAATGGTCTCATCATTTGCCTAGTGAATTGTCTGGTGGACAAAAACAACGTGTTGCAATAGCTAGAGCATTAGCAAGTGATCCTAAAGTGTTATTGGCAGATGAACCAACAGGAGCTTTAGATACCAAAACGTCTTATGAAGTGATGGAACTTATTCAAGGAATTAATGACGAAGGTAAAACAATACTAGTTGTAACACATGAGCACGATATTGCTCAAATGACTAAACGTATTGTTAATCTTAAAGATGGAATTATCATAGATGACAATACGGTAAAACAAGTAAGAGCATCTCAATATGTTTGA
- a CDS encoding ABC transporter permease, with the protein MFDIERWQEIFETLSKNKLRTFLTGLSVASGIFILVILLGFSKGIENGVKSEFERDATNLITVWTGVTTKGYKGLNPGRYIQMKNDNFDKISQKYEDNIEYETSLYSIWGAEISYKNESVNYQVRGAMPGHQFIENADMESGRFVNQADLDDTRKVAVIGRKLRQDLFKDEDPINKSITIYGMNFKVIGVFIDPGGEREEQQAYIPITTAQKVFGAGDNIRNMLFTVKMSDNFDEAVALSQNMANAVENELKLMHTVSPDDTSAVRVFNTLDKAKQIYSLVATIQAVFWFVGIGTIIAGIVGVGNIMLIIVKERTKEIGIRKALGALPISIISMILQEAIFVTMFAGLFGLIFGLGLLELVGPQIESDFIKYPQVNFNIALTTVFLLVFAGAFAGFIPAYRAAKIKPIVALRDE; encoded by the coding sequence ATGTTTGATATAGAACGTTGGCAAGAAATATTTGAAACACTAAGCAAAAATAAATTGCGTACGTTTTTAACAGGCCTTTCTGTAGCTTCTGGAATATTTATTTTAGTAATACTTCTTGGTTTTAGTAAAGGTATTGAAAATGGAGTTAAGTCAGAATTTGAAAGAGATGCAACTAATTTAATTACTGTTTGGACAGGTGTAACTACAAAAGGCTATAAAGGCTTAAATCCTGGTCGTTACATTCAGATGAAAAACGACAATTTCGATAAGATTTCTCAGAAATATGAAGATAATATTGAGTATGAAACTTCATTATATTCAATTTGGGGAGCCGAAATTTCTTATAAAAATGAATCGGTAAATTATCAAGTAAGAGGTGCAATGCCTGGTCATCAATTTATTGAAAATGCAGATATGGAATCTGGTAGATTTGTAAATCAAGCAGATTTAGATGACACTAGAAAAGTAGCGGTTATTGGACGTAAACTGAGACAAGATTTATTTAAAGATGAAGATCCAATCAATAAAAGTATCACCATTTATGGAATGAATTTTAAAGTTATAGGTGTTTTTATTGATCCAGGCGGAGAACGCGAAGAACAACAAGCTTACATTCCAATAACGACAGCGCAGAAAGTATTTGGAGCTGGAGATAATATCAGAAACATGCTATTTACAGTTAAAATGTCTGATAATTTTGATGAAGCTGTAGCCTTATCTCAAAATATGGCTAACGCTGTTGAAAATGAGTTGAAACTGATGCATACTGTTTCACCAGATGATACAAGTGCTGTTAGAGTCTTTAATACACTAGACAAAGCAAAGCAAATTTATTCGCTAGTTGCAACAATTCAAGCTGTGTTTTGGTTTGTTGGTATTGGAACCATAATTGCTGGAATTGTAGGTGTCGGAAATATTATGCTCATCATTGTTAAAGAACGAACAAAAGAAATAGGTATTCGAAAAGCTTTAGGTGCCTTGCCAATTTCTATTATTAGCATGATTCTTCAAGAGGCCATTTTTGTGACTATGTTCGCGGGTTTATTTGGTTTAATCTTCGGATTAGGATTGTTAGAATTAGTAGGTCCTCAAATTGAAAGCGATTTTATAAAATATCCACAAGTAAATTTT